The Lathyrus oleraceus cultivar Zhongwan6 chromosome 5, CAAS_Psat_ZW6_1.0, whole genome shotgun sequence genome includes the window TCTTATGCTCTATGGTGTACAAGAAATAAGGCGTAATAAAAATTTGCTTTTTATCTAGTCTATCTTCACAAGCAAGGATAcactttttctttttctctatTGGACTTAAAATATTGTTCACTCTCCATTCTCTTAAGTTTTTCCATTCCTTTCATAAATGAGTTAATCATTTTGAAAAGCTAAAGCTAAGATACTAGAAGACAGGTATGGGAAGAAGGCTATGGTTCCAGAGTTAAAGAAGAAGGATATGGAAAATAATGAATCCAAGGCGGGGACACATGTTGGACCATCTGTGACTAGGAAGAAGTTTAACAAAGATGAAGTTTTTGAAGAAGAGACCTGCTCAAACGCATGATTCTGACTCAGATGCTGATGAAGACTGGTTTACTTTCATTGAATTAGGTGGATGGTCTGAAGATAAAGTCTGAAGATTGATATTTCCATGTGTTTATGTTTTAGTTTGATTGTATGCTCCTTGTTTTGTTGTTGGATTTATAAGAACTCCTAAAAAATCCTGGATCTATTATGATAATCTATGGATTTGGTTCTTAGCTATTTGACTATTTGATCTGGTTTGTTTCTTTTTATACCTTTGTCAAATTATGGCCAAAAGTGGAAGTAGTGATAGTAAAAGTCTTCTTCATGAGTAACCTAACTACTAACTATTTATGGAGCATTGGTGTATGTTGATATTGATGTGTGCTCACATGCTGGAGCATTTGGCATGGAGTCTAGCCTTTGAGCCTTTGTGAGCTTATCTACTGACTATGTATGAACTTTGATGTTCTGATGACTGTGTGTAGTAGTAGTGGTGTGTCTGATACGACCAACaataatataatcacaaagtgtTTATGCATGTGATGCAAACAACAATATAGactcaatgcatgtggtaccaatttAGACATCAGAGGTTTGTTACTGATCTCGTCCGCTCAATAGTGGTTCCTCAGTCAAACTGGGTCTCCACTTCTGTACCCCGAGTCCCGACTTCTGAACCTCGGATGACCACAAATCCCCATTTCTAAATCCATGACTTGCCTATTTTAACACACTGACAcaatatgatgcatgaaatacaaATAATGCAAAAACAACATAAGTTATAGTTCCACTTCTAACAATAAAAACATGCAATATAAAATTCACATTAGTCCCCACTTTTGAACTGCACATCTAAACACAAGTAATTATAATTACCTTCATTGCATGCAATTATCATCAACAATTCACAACTCAACATAACAATCAATTATACAATTCAAAAATACTCATCCATAAACACCACTAAAAAATCATTAAATTTAGACTATAAGGTAGTCTTACGCATTAGCTTACTAACACTTCAAACTGCGCCTCAAACGGAGtcacgaaactcaagttatgGTTAAGACAATAGGGTAACCAATACATTGTTGCTTGTGGACCAATCAATTGGTTTCAAGGAAACCAATTGATTTCTATTAGTGGACCAGTCGATTGGTTTTAGCTTGTTGTCAAATATTTTTCACTCAGTTTGCTGATGCAATAGATTGTTCTAGGGGAACCAATCAATTGGTTTTTGGAGTTTCTCCATAAATCAAATTTTTaactcatcttcttcatcctATATCCATTAAAAACCTACCCAATAATTTTCTAACATGGATAAACATTTTACGTGATTAATTTATTATCAAAACATAATTGTATGGAAGAACTTACACATCATTATTTTTCTCATCAATTCATTCACAATTCAATACCACATTCATCATATTAACACATATTGATATGAACACCAACAATACAAATTTCACATATGATGGTACACGAATTTCAATAATAAGAATCAAACTCTAATTCATATTTATCATAAAAAGTTGAGATATGTTTTTTATAAACCTTTTCCAAAACACACAAACTCAACAATGGAGAAAAATAGAAAAACCTAGAGGAGGGTGACGAACCCTCTATACCCTTCATGAAACTGACACTTATATTAAAATAATCCCTTCCCCCTCCCCCCTTTATCTAAATTTTCATCAATTACTCAAGCTCTAGCCATTGTAATATCCTTTCCCAAGCCCTCATTCTTCCTTTTTCTCACATTGTCTCTTACCTCTTTTTTTCAATGAAACTTCTACGTATCATTAAACTCCCTTAACCCCCACACTTTTCTTTTTAAACAAAAACATAATTCCCCTATTTTGATtattccacttttacccttctCACCTCTAATTTTCTCTTATTTTTCTAAAAACTCTAATTTCCACCCAATTATCACTAtttgtattattttatttattattctATGTTTCTActcattttaaaattaattttaaattctaaTTAAGTTCTACCACTCTTCCTAACTCTCACCAACATACCCACTAATGCCATATTCCATATATATTCaccaaataataataataaacatattaaatcactaaaatactaaaataaaatttagctaaatttaattaaaaaatttaattgtATTTGGGGTGTAACAATTTTCCCCCACTTATAGAATTTTAgccctcgaaaattacctgaACGAAAAAGCTCTAGATAAGAGTCTTTCATCCAACTCTCAAACTCTCACATCATGCTTCCTACAGTAGATCCTCCCCACACAACCTTCACCTAGATGATCTATTTACATATCAAGTGTTTCACTTCCCAACCATCAATTCACAATGGTGACGCCTCTACAGCGAAGTTATCTctcacttgcacatcatccattTGAATCACATGAGACGGATATGGAACATACCTCCAAAGTTGAGACATATGAAACAAATTGTGAAGATTCGAAAGAAATGGTGGTAAAGAAACCCTGTAGGCCACTTCTCCTActctcttcaaaatctgataaGGAGCAATGAAACACGGCGTGAGCTTCTTAGACTTCAACATTCATCTAACACCAGTTACTAGAGTAACTCTcagaaacacatgatctccctcttggaattcAAGTGCTTTCCTCTTTTTATCATGGTAACTCTTTTGCCTACTATGCAAATctctcatcttctcctgaatcatcttgatcttctcaaTATTCTGTTGAACCATCTTTGGTCCAAGTATTGCACTTTCACCAGaatcataccaacacaaaggtgtcaTACATCCTTCTACCATGCAACACTTTAAGTGGTGTAACTCCAATACTAGAATGGAAACAATGGTTATAACTAAACTCGATCAATGACAAGTAACTATTCTAATCACCTCCTATCTCCAAAACGCAAGCTCTCTGTAAATCCTCAAAAGATTGGATAATCCTCTATGTTTGACCGTGCGTCTACGaatgataagcagaactcaacCGCAACTTAGTTCCCAAGGCTTGCTGCAAACTTTCCCagaatctcgaagtgaacctcggatctctatctgAAACAATACTCAAAGGAATACCATGTAGACTGAAAATATTCTCAATATGAACCTCAGTTAGCTTCTGCAACAAATAATTgatgtttataaaaaataaaatgatccGATTTAGCCAATTTATCCATAATAACCCAAATCGTATCATTTCCTTTAGAATTATAGAAAAACTGGTCACAAAATCCATAGAAATGCTATCCGACTTCCACTCTGGGATACTCAATGATTGCATCAATCTAAACTACTTCTAATGCTTAATCTTCAACTTCTGGAAAGTCAAACACACATATATGAACTCAACAACATCCTCTTTCATTCCTGGCCACCGAAACATCTTCTTTAgatcttgatacattttagtagcactGGGATGAATTCTCAAAACACTCTTATGACCTTTTTTAAtgatactcttcttaagctctAACACATATGGCACACAAACTTTATTTCTGAACCTCATAACAACATGCTCATCAATTCTAAAATTTACCTATTTACCTCGATTGATTAACACCACCCCATCAACCAATCCTACGTCGACTTTCTAACCTTCTCTGATCTCTTCAAGAATACCACTAGTTAACTTAAACATACTTAACTTCACACTGTTAGGAGTCACCTCACACAGCAAACTAAGATCTCTAAATTGCTCGATCAAATCCAATTCTCAAACAATTAATGGTAACAGATCCAAGGACTTCCTGTTCAGTGCATATGCTACCGCATTGGCCTTACCGTGGTGGTAACTTAAACAAAAAAcataatccttcaaaaatttAATACATATCCCCTGCCTCATAATATGTTCCTTCTGATtgaacaaatacttcaaactcttgtgatcgCTGAACAATTCAAATATAGATCCAAACAGATAATGTATTCAATCTTTCAACACAAACACCACAACTACTAGCTCCAACTCATGGATAAGATAATTCCTCTTACGgaccttcagttgtctcgaagcataagtCACAACATGACCATTCAACATAAGCACACCGACTAAACCCTTCTTTAAAGCATCACAATAAACTAAAAACACTTCACTTGGACCCGGAAAAATCAAAACTGAAGCTGCTATCAAATTCTTTATGAGCTCTTGAAATTTCTCTTCACACTAAACATCCCGCAGATAAGCTTGACCTTTCCGAGTAAACAGATTCAATGGAAAATCTAGCTTCAAAAATTCTTCTATAAACCTTCTATAGTAATCAGCCAACCCTAGAAAACTTCTAATTTCTGTAACATACTTTAGAGTCTCCCACTGCAATATTGTGTCTACCTTAGACAGATCGACCACTATGTCACCACTAAAAATCATATGCCCAAGAAATCTCACTTCACGCAACCAGAACTCATACTTGGTCAACTTCACATACAAATTCTTCTCTTATAAGGTCTATAACACAACTCTTAGATGTTCTGCATGCTCTTCATCTATCTTGGAATACATCAATATATCATCGATAAACACAACCACAAACTGATCCAACTAAGGTTGGAAGGTCCTATTTATATACTCCATGAAAAAACACGGTGAATTAGACACACCAAACTAAATCACTGAATACTCGTAGGGACCATATCGAGTTCTAAAATCAGTTCGGAATATCTTCTGGCTTCACACAAATCTGATGATAACCTGATCACAAATCAATCTTACTAAACACGCAAGCACCAACTAACGGATCCATTTGATCATCAATTTTCGGAAGAGAATACTTATTCTTTATAGAAACCTTATTAAGCTATCTATAATCAACACAAAACCTCATGCTACCATCCTTCTTCTTTACCAACAACATTGACGCTCCCTACTACGAATCATTATGCcaaacaaacttcttctcaagcagATCCTCTAATTGTTTCTTCAACTCCCTCAACTATGAAGATGATATTCTATAAGGAGCAATCGGCATGGGACTAGTATCAGGTACTAAGTCTATGACAAACTCCACCTCTCTCTCTCTAGCGGAAAATCACCAATATCACCTAGGAACACCTCTGGAAAATCACACAGAACTGGTATATCATCAAACATAACTTTCCTATCAGCCCTCAAAGAAGAGAACATCATAAATAGCTAAGTGTCATCCTTCAAAGACACCTTCACTTTCTTAGAAGACATAAACATGTGTTCTTCACCTACTTCTAATTCTGGAAACATCACAgacttatcaaaacaattgatatgAAGATGGTTGAACTCCAACTAGTTCATTCCCATGATAACATCTAGTTGACTTAACGGTAAGCAGACTAAGTCAATACCAAAGTCCTTACCATAAATAGTAAAATGGAAATTCAAGAACACCCACAAAGTAGTCATCAAACCATTAGTTGGGGTATCCATGACCATACTCCCAACCTTATAAGACACTTAAAGATTCAACTTTCTAGCATAATCACGAGATATGAACAAATTCTCCGCACCCATGTCAATCATAACAATCAGAGAAACACCATTAATAAAGCACATACATCGAATTAAGTTATCATATCTATTAGACTCAGCTCCACTCAAAGCAAAAACTTTCCCTCCAAACCAAGCCTTCTTTGGTTTCTGGCACTGAGTACTAATGTGACCTGGCTCTCCATAATTAAAGCAAGTCAACATATTTCTCTTACAATCAGCAATACGGTGTCCTGGATTCCCACACTTGGAACATTTCTGACCAGAGCTCTTGCATTCATTAGCATGATGACCCGTTCCTCCACAACTAAAACATATGACAGAAACAACAGTGCCTCTCTCACTTGTCTCTTTCCCACATAAAGCCTTACATTTCCCTTTATCAACGGTTGCCTCATAATTTTTTCCATGATTTTTATTTCCACTTTTCTTCTCACTAACACTCTTACAATGAATAGATCTAGCCCAAATATCTTCATAGTAGATCCTACAGTGATTAACCAGCATAGAGAACTGACGAAACTCCTGGGACCTGATGAATTAATTGATCTCTAGACACAAGCCACTTTCAAACTTAATACGCTTGGACCCTTATCTCCTACCCAATTTTAATGCGGGAAGAACCTATGCAACTTCTCAAACTTCATAGCAAATCTGCAATAGTCATGTTTGCTTGTTTCAACTCAAGGAACTCGATCTCCTTCTTTCTACGAACATCAATAGGAAAGTACTTCTCAAGGAACTCAATCTTAAAATTTTCCCACGTGATCTCAGTACCTGCAACTTCATGCCTCTAAGGAGCATTATTCCACCAATACTACACTTTCTCAACCAAACCTGGTCACCTTCTGGATTGTACCTTTCCTTAAAATTTGGTAGATTGTTCCTCTGGAACTTTCCCTACCCTATGAACTCATCTGCCATCCCATTTTGATTCAACACATCCTGATTTTCCTGACCCATCACGTGAGCCATAACCACTAAAGCATCAGCGATTGCACAATCATTTATTCCAGTCATTTATTTTCACACCAGAAAACTACAATTAGAAGAAACATTGCATCGACAATGTTCATACACCTGTCGAATCCTAGGAAATAAATGACATCACAAAACCTGACTAGATGGACTGActaggctctgataccactagTGTAAGCCCTAAAACCCCGACTCATAAATTAAAGAATAAAATTCACACTTTAGGATGCTACTCAAACATGACATGCATAATTTCAAAACTCGCAGCAAAACTTAAATAACTAACATAAACTTC containing:
- the LOC127081038 gene encoding uncharacterized protein LOC127081038 — protein: MTGINDCAIADALVVMAHVMGQENQDVLNQNGMADEFIGIYYEDIWARSIHCKSVSEKKSGNKNHGKNYEATVDKGKCKALCGKETSERGTVVSVICFSCGGTGHHANECKSSGQKCSKCGNPGHRIADCKRNMLTCFNYGEPGHISTQCQKPKKAWFGGKVFALSGAESNRYDNLIRCMCFINGVSLIVMIDMGAENLFISRDYARKLNL